The window ACTGTATTTCCTTTGCATACCAATGTTCTCAAGATATCAAGCAGTTTTTCGACCTCCTGCGGATGCAACACTGTTGTTGGTTCGTCCAATAAATACAATGTCTTTCCTACTAAACGACAAACAAAATTTTTAATCATAGACTTATCTCAATTTTATTTTAGTTATTCAACTTTTATATCTACAGTTCTTAATGTCTTGATAGCTTTATCGCACCATTCTAGAGAACTTGAAACTTGTCTGATTCCATGATCTAATGTAATTAAACTATATAAAGATTCTGGAATTTATGCTGGATAATTCATTTTCAATCGCTCGAAATGAAGATAATTTGCTTTCAAGTTCTTTTTTATATTTTTCTAGGTGTTCAATATTGACTTCGATAGGAACTAGATTGCCGAAAAATAGCTTTAGCAATAGCTCATTTCTTAATTGTACACTTTCAGATGGTTGTATCAACCAATTTTCAAAAATATTCTGACCTGCAGGAGTTAAAGTATAAACGTTACGCTTACGGTCATTTCTTGTAGGAGTATCTATTTTTACAATCAATTTTTGCTTTTCTAGTTCTTCAAATACAGGGTAAATTGAACTAAATGTCTCTTTCCAAAAATACTAAGTGCTTGATTCCATATACTTCTTTAAATCGTATCCAGAACTTTTTTTAACATTGAAAACATCCCTAAAATTGCAAATTGACTTTTTCCACTTTTTGTCATTATTTCCTCATATAATATATCATTATGATATATTACGCAACTCCGCTTATTTTATTTCTCAGCAAAA of the Candidatus Babela massiliensis genome contains:
- a CDS encoding PadR family transcriptional regulator, with the protein product MYPVFEELEKQKLIVKIDTPTRNDRKRNVYTLTPAGQNIFENWLIQPSESVQLRNELLLKLFFGNLVPIEVNIEHLEKYKKELESKLSSFRAIENELSSINSRIFI